In Leishmania mexicana MHOM/GT/2001/U1103 complete genome, chromosome 20, one genomic interval encodes:
- a CDS encoding putative DEAD box RNA helicase encodes MSSARRKLPKALREDGDGGNSESRTSMLARSTSSVRHQSLGSELLDDEEFKAKTFQDLGLCEELCSACAEAGWQHPTRIQASAITVFAEGRDLIGVAQTGSGKTGAYALPLVNWLLTQRKTPYLSVLVMVPTRELAQQVTAQFVLLGRSVGLRVATLVGGADMVEQACELSKRPHVIVGTPGRVKDHLSNTKGFKLVKLHALVLDEADKMLDMDYEKEIDAILEQLPQDRRTMLFSATLSTKIDRLQKASLLDPVLLQVHRKNTTVDTLKQYYIFAPFAQMLSYLHLFLTKETGNHILIFCRSAALVHKITLALRILGHRALPLMGRMDQSNRNIALTKFKEGKVRMLICTDVAQRGLDIPHTDVVVNFSLPDHVEDYIHRVGRTARAGAEGKAVNLISQYDIVLLQKIEQQTGVKCVEYPSLAESEVQLVLQRVEDAEQEAIREIREDAEERSLEKESRQLTTARKGKRDRGDADMGYDDAKHGTSDFATLRMRREHESIFEMTKKEQHKSLWAKRREAKQQAKSR; translated from the coding sequence atgtcGTCAGCGCGGCGCAAGCTCCCCAAGGCCTTGCGAGAGGATGGCGACGGGGGAAATAGTGAGAGCAGAACCTCCATGCTAGCCCGGAGCACCTCTAGTGTCAGGCACCAAAGCCTCGGCTCTGAGCTTTTGGATGACGAGGAGTTCAAGGCGAAGACATTCCAGGACCTCGGTCTCTGCGAGGAGCTTTGTTCGGCGTGCGCCGAGGCTGGCTGGCAGCACCCGACTCGCATTCAGGCCTCCGCTATCACTGTCTTTGCCGAGGGCCGTGACCTCATTGGTGTGGCGCAGACTGGTAGCGGCAAAACTGGCGCCTATGCACTGCCCCTGGTGAACTGGCTCCTGACCCAGCGCAAGACGCCGTACCTCTCTGTCCTCGTGATGGTGCCCACACGCGAGttggcgcagcaggtgacGGCCCAGTTTGTACTGCTTGGCCGCAGTGTCGGACTGCGTGTGGCGACGCTGGTGGGTGGCGCGGACATGGTCGAGCAGGCCTGTGAGCTGAGCAAGCGGCCGCATGTCATCGTCGGAACTCCTGGCCGGGTAAAGGACCACCTCAGCAACACGAAGGGCTTCAAGCTCGTCAAGCTGCACGCCTTGGTGCTGGATGAGGCGGACAAGATGCTCGATATGGACTACGAGAAAGAGATTGACGCCATtctggagcagctgccgcaggaCCGCCGCACCATGCTCTTCTCTGCTACGCTGAGTACCAAGATTGACCGTCTCCAgaaggcgtcgctgctggacccggtgctgctgcaggtgcaccGCAAGAACACCACTGTGGACACACTCAAGCAGTACTACATCTTTGCCCCGTTTGCGCAGATGCTATCCTACCTGCACCTCTTCTTAACGAAGGAGACGGGCAACCACATCCTCATTTTCTGTCGAAGCGCGGCTTTGGTGCACAAGATTACGCTGGCCCTCCGCATCTTGGGCCACCGCGCGTTGCCTCTGATGGGTCGCATGGACCAAAGTAACCGCAACATCGCGCTCACGAAGTTCAAGGAGGGAAAAGTGAGGATGCTCATCTGCACCGATGTTGCGCAGCGTGGCCTGGACATACCGCACACGGACGTCGTCGTGAATTTCTCGCTGCCTGACCACGTCGAGGACTACATCCACCGCGTCGGGCGCACAGCTCGCGCTGGGGCCGAGGGCAAGGCTGTTAATCTCATTAGTCAGTACGACATTGTACTGCTGCAAAAGATCGAGCAGCAAACAGGCGTCAAGTGCGTCGAGTACCCCTCCCTCGCGGAGAGCGAGGTGCAGCTGGTGCTCCAGCGTGTTGAGGATGCAGAGCAGGAGGCCATCCGCGAAATCCGCGAGGATGCCGAGGAGAGGAGCTTGGAGAAGGAGTCGCGGCAGCTGACGACGGCGCGGAAAGGCAAGCGCgaccgcggcgacgccgacatGGGCTACGACGATGCTAAACACGGTACGAGCGACTTCGCAACGctgcgcatgcgccgcgaaCACGAGTCCATCTTCGAGATGACGAAAAAGGAACAGCACAAGTCTCTGTGGGCGAAGCGGCGGGAGGCAAAGCAGCAAGCGAAATCGCGGTAG
- a CDS encoding putative DEAD box RNA helicase: protein MSARTPTSSPLGDHSDEAAAAAAEQSTKKRRRLRHHRCKSARETASNTAGEPYDELAETVENNDDANSVEGAQAAASNVVSTKRSEKRRREDDSDDGDGADADATGWSARQCHPQKPGAAEGGKTSFPSASVSLAASSAPDGPTAVSMMQRSKELAKSIPAVTDYKSLQLNPHIVSALEQEFKFRELTPIQSRCIPAALQGRDLLAEAKTGAGKTLAFLIPIVEIVCRSGFRPSNGTAAIIIGPTRELCLQIEGVLLKLLKHFNGSLTFLCCIGGQSRNQEGFKLANGVMIVVASPGRLLDHLKLTTDWHTKNLLLLAVDEADRVLDNGFEEDMREIVALLPKNRQTFLFSATQTTRVEQLARISFHKTPIFISMKSKKDKATVDTLEQGYVVCASEQRLLVLYHFVKKNLKKKVIVFFSSRNSVSFHCELFNYIDVPCIAFHGKQKQHQRSATYMQFCNAPSGVLFTTDVAARGLDIPEVDWIVQFDPPDDPVKYVHRVGRTARAGRCGNALMFLLPQEELFLKYLYDDAKVKVNEYTFDMTKIKGNVQGQLEQLVGTNYYLRTSARQAYEGYLLSYSSCQLKNVFNIQNLDLAAVARGFALSEPPPIKMDLSQSAAHMSKKSRHEFSAMRHTKNAKRRDVNAKSMSQRHQNISGEW, encoded by the coding sequence ATGTCGGCGAGGACACCTACGTCGTCGCCGCTTGGGGACCACAGCGACgaggctgcagctgctgctgcggagcagTCCACAaagaagcgccgccgtcttcgccaccaccgaTGCAAGTCCGCACGGGAAACTGCCTCAAACACAGCCGGTGAGCCGTACGACGAGCTTGCCGAGACGGTGGAGAATAACGATGACGCGAATTCGGTAGAgggggcgcaggcggcggcgtctaATGTGGTATCGACGAAGCGTTCGGAGAAGCGACGCCGTGAGGATGACAgtgacgacggtgacggGGCGGACGCGGATGCGACGGGATGGAGCGCGCGTCAGTGTCACCCCCAAAAGCccggcgcagcggagggaggaaagaCGTCGttcccctccgcctccgtgtcCCTGgctgcgtcgtcggcgccagACGGCCCCACTGCGGTAAGCAtgatgcagcgcagcaagGAGCTGGCCAAGTCCATCCCTGCCGTCACGGACTATAAGTCACTGCAGTTGAACCCCCACATAGTGTCTGCTCTAGAGCAGGAGTTCAAGTTCAGGGAGCTGACGCCAATCCAGTCTCGCTGCATccctgctgcgctgcagggACGCGATCTCCTCGCCGAGGCGAAGACCGGCGCCGGCAAGACGCTGGCGTTCTTGATTCCAATTGTGGAGATCGTCTGCCGCTCAGGCTTTCGCCCCAGCaacggcacggcggccatcATCATCGGGCCTACCCGTGAGCTCTGCCTGCAGATCGAGGGtgtgctgctgaagctgctgaagcacTTCAACGGCTCTCTGACGTTCTTGTGCTGCATTGGCGGCCAGAGCCGCAACCAAGAGGGCTTCAAGCTCGCCAACGGCGTCATGATCGTGGTCGCCTCCCCTGGCCGCCTGCTAGACCACTTGAAGTTGACGACGGACTGGCACACAAAGAACCTACTGCTGCTCGCCGTTGACGAGGCGGATCGCGTGCTCGACAACGGCTTTGAGGAGGACATGCGCGAGATCGTGGCCCTGCTGCCCAAAAACCGCCAGACGTTCTTGTTCTCTGCCACGCAGACGACGCGTGTCGAGCAGCTCGCGCGCATCTCGTTTCACAAGACACCGATCTTCATCTCCATGAAGAGCAAGAAGGATAAGGCCACCGTGGACACGTTGGAGCAGGGCTACGTCGTGTGCGCCAGCGAGCAGCGTCTGCTCGTGCTCTACCACTTTGTGAAAAAGAACCTGAAGAAGAAGGTCATCGTCTTCTTCAGCAGTCGCAACAGCGTCAGCTTCCACTGCGAGCTCTTCAACTACATCGACGTGCCCTGCATCGCCTTCCACGGCAAGCAgaagcagcaccagcgctcCGCGACGTACATGCAGTTCTGCAACGCACCGAGTGGCGTGCTCTTCACGACCGATGTCGCGGCACGCGGTCTCGACATCCCCGAGGTGGACTGGATTGTGCAATTCGACCCCCCGGATGATCCGGTGAAGTACGTGCACCGTGTCGGGCGCACCGCGCGTGCTGGGCGCTGCGGTAACGCGCTCATGTTTCTGCTTCCGCAGGAGGAGCTGTTCCTCAAGTACCTCTACGATGATGCCAAGGTGAAGGTGAACGAGTACACCTTCGATATGACAAAGATAAAAGGGAACGTGCAGGggcagctggagcagctggtgGGCACCAACTACTACCTGCGCACTTCGGCGCGGCAGGCATACGAGGGCTACTTGCTGAGCTACAGTAGCTGCCAGCTGAAAAACGTATTCAACATTCAAAACCTCGAcctcgctgcggtggcgcgcgggTTTGCACTGAGTGAGCCGCCGCCGATCAAGATGGATCTCTCCCAGTCCGCTGCGCACATGAGCAAGAAGTCACGGCACGAGTTTAGCGCCATGCGCCACACCAAGAACGCTAAGCGACGCGACGTGAACGCGAAGTCGATGAGCCAGCGGCATCAGAACATCAGTGGGGAGTGGTGA
- a CDS encoding putative endochitinase: MAVCAGWRLGVVRALLAVAIVCSLRAAAVTTAESSLSSPIVCTCRCCYQGGCSPLTNVSWTVSSCNECSTKMCNDYISSQQVRADTARLFEGIQGERPLSDTVVVQECEVIAVLEAATCTMKSCKRTSTIKAECYDRNAPLIKYSIISFVLLTIFAVILGIIKNYIPAFQSLNEKYFNY; the protein is encoded by the coding sequence ATGGCGGTCTGTGCCGGATGGCGACTCGgtgtggtgcgtgcgctgttGGCTGTGGCCATTGTGTGCAGCCtacgtgccgctgccgtcacgACTGCGGAGTCGTCGCTGTCGAGCCCTAttgtgtgcacgtgtcgctgctgctaccaGGGTGGGTGCAGTCCGCTCACGAATGTGTCGTGGACCGTCAGCTCATGCAACGAGTGCTCTACCAAGATGTGCAATGACTACATTTCTAGCCAGCAGGTGCGCGCAGATACGGCGCGCCTCTTCGAGGGGATTCAGGGTGAAAGGCCCTTGAGCGACACCGTTGTGGTGCAGGAGTGCGAAGTGATtgccgtgctggaggcggccaCGTGCACGATGAAGAGCTGCAAGCGGACGTCAACCATCAAGGCGGAGTGCTACGATCGCAACGCGCCTCTGATCAAGTACTCCATCATTTCGTTTGTGCTACTCACCATCTTCGCTGTCATCTTAGGTATCATCAAGAACTACATTCCCGCCTTCCAGTCCCTGAATGAGAAGTACTTCAACTACTGA